The following proteins come from a genomic window of Chloracidobacterium sp.:
- the pyrE gene encoding orotate phosphoribosyltransferase — MEAFDVYHLLQETGALLSGHFLLSSGLHSPQYVQCARLLQFPTIAGQVGAALAERFGRLGATPEVVVAPALGGIIIAHEVARALGVRCLFAEREQGVMTLRRGFELADGENAVVVEDVVTTGGSTRETMAVVVRAGARVSAVGAIIDRSGGRADFGVPFAALMALTIPTYHPNDCPLCQGDVPLVKPGSRALKSSEAPS; from the coding sequence ATGGAAGCGTTTGATGTTTATCACCTGCTGCAGGAAACTGGGGCATTGTTGTCCGGCCACTTCCTGCTTAGTTCCGGCTTGCACAGTCCACAGTATGTCCAATGTGCGCGGCTGTTACAGTTCCCAACCATCGCCGGGCAGGTGGGGGCGGCGCTGGCGGAGCGTTTCGGGCGACTTGGCGCAACGCCGGAGGTTGTGGTAGCGCCCGCGCTGGGCGGCATCATCATTGCCCACGAAGTCGCGCGGGCGTTAGGCGTCCGGTGCCTGTTTGCCGAACGCGAGCAGGGTGTGATGACCCTGCGGCGTGGTTTTGAACTCGCCGACGGGGAAAACGCCGTGGTCGTGGAGGATGTCGTAACAACGGGCGGCTCAACGCGCGAGACAATGGCGGTCGTTGTCCGAGCTGGAGCGCGGGTGTCGGCTGTCGGCGCAATCATTGACCGCAGCGGCGGGCGGGCGGATTTCGGCGTGCCCTTTGCGGCATTGATGGCGTTGACCATTCCCACCTATCATCCCAACGATTGCCCGCTGTGCCAGGGTGACGTCCCCCTCGTCAAGCCTGGTAGCCGCGCCCTCAAGTCTTCGGAAGCGCCTTCTTAG